One window of the Sphaerochaeta associata genome contains the following:
- a CDS encoding transglutaminase domain-containing protein, translating into MQTIHSAHYLQPTALLDFDNIAIRHLLHQRGWANLESVYDRVEAVYQYVKDEVLYGYCPDFQIPASKVLKQGMGSNLDKTILLMALLRALGIPCRVQADLIDKVIHRGLLGWLAYKLCPPDIYHTAMQMFYNGRWLTIEGYAVDRFYLGELQAMFPDYSGSFYGYGIAVLNFRNPPTRWEGGQTSIQAKAFVCELGLFDDPDTLFQAHPEIHKRSRTRLYQRVLRPRLNKRIAALRGNRTPLASGFVEPRLQELSDLKRS; encoded by the coding sequence ATGCAGACAATACATTCAGCACACTATCTTCAGCCTACGGCACTGCTGGATTTCGACAACATTGCCATACGGCACCTGCTCCACCAGAGAGGGTGGGCAAACCTGGAGTCGGTCTACGATCGTGTTGAAGCCGTTTATCAGTATGTAAAAGATGAGGTGCTCTACGGCTACTGCCCTGATTTTCAAATTCCTGCTTCCAAGGTCCTGAAACAGGGTATGGGAAGCAATCTGGACAAGACCATCCTCCTGATGGCGCTGTTGCGTGCATTAGGTATCCCTTGCCGGGTGCAAGCCGACCTAATCGACAAGGTCATTCATCGCGGCCTGCTTGGCTGGCTCGCTTACAAGCTGTGTCCCCCCGATATCTACCATACTGCAATGCAGATGTTCTACAATGGTCGTTGGTTGACCATCGAAGGGTATGCGGTCGACCGTTTCTACTTAGGCGAATTGCAGGCGATGTTTCCCGACTACAGCGGGAGTTTCTACGGGTACGGCATAGCCGTGCTGAACTTCCGCAATCCTCCCACCAGGTGGGAAGGAGGACAAACCTCCATCCAGGCCAAGGCCTTTGTCTGTGAGCTTGGTCTCTTCGATGACCCTGACACACTCTTCCAAGCCCATCCTGAAATCCACAAACGCTCCCGGACAAGGCTCTACCAGAGAGTTCTCAGACCCCGTTTGAACAAGCGTATTGCAGCGCTGAGGGGAAATCGGACGCCTCTTGCAAGCGGGTTCGTTGAACCACGATTACAAGAACTTTCAGATTTGAAGAGAAGCTGA
- a CDS encoding carbohydrate ABC transporter permease has product MLVTVTGQLVLGMIGALTLNTALKGRGLLTVVVLIPMMMTPVAVGLFWRMLLNNQWGIINYFLSLFGIDAIPWLSQSTFAFISVCMVQIWWGVSFVMLVLLGGLSALPPEPFEAAQVDGAGRWRSFTLITLPSLSPVISIVVMLRAIDAFREFDIIYTLTQGGPGVSTRVFSLQLYLTSFESQDFSTGAAQALILTTITLLLASRLIRSMSGESNG; this is encoded by the coding sequence ATGCTGGTCACCGTCACCGGCCAGCTGGTATTGGGCATGATCGGTGCCCTCACCCTGAACACCGCCCTGAAGGGCAGGGGCCTTCTGACGGTGGTCGTCCTCATTCCGATGATGATGACCCCCGTGGCGGTAGGCCTGTTCTGGCGGATGCTGCTGAACAACCAGTGGGGGATCATCAACTACTTCCTCAGCCTCTTCGGCATCGATGCAATTCCCTGGCTGAGCCAATCGACGTTCGCCTTCATATCGGTGTGCATGGTACAGATCTGGTGGGGGGTGAGCTTTGTAATGCTGGTGCTGCTCGGAGGCCTGAGTGCACTGCCTCCCGAGCCCTTTGAGGCTGCCCAGGTCGATGGGGCAGGGCGCTGGCGCTCCTTCACCCTCATCACGCTGCCGTCGCTGAGCCCGGTCATTTCGATCGTGGTCATGCTCAGGGCGATTGACGCCTTCCGTGAGTTCGACATCATCTACACCCTCACCCAAGGGGGACCCGGGGTGTCCACGCGGGTGTTCTCATTGCAGCTGTACTTGACCTCGTTCGAGAGTCAGGACTTCAGTACGGGTGCCGCCCAGGCGCTCATACTGACCACCATCACGCTCCTGCTTGCAAGCAGGTTGATCCGTTCCATGTCGGGGGAAAGCAATGGTTAA
- a CDS encoding carbohydrate ABC transporter permease produces MVNLEIGKSRYKHVPAYIVAAFIVFMLALPPFWMILTSIKTGRDVFSIPPKWLFIPSLENYKVIFSSSAFSKVVLNTVIVASFATVITQLFGSMAAFSISRYHTGGKPMLYGTLIMRVLPPVVIALPLFIMFAKLGIIDTIEGLILAYVGFLLPNTIWLLISFFDGIPKSIEEAARIDGCSNLYSFLHISLPLARSGMIVTSVYNITGAWNHFFYALILAPTKTRVLSVEASQYVGEYVVHWGQIAAIASVLILPPAILIFIIQKHLVGGLTLGGVKG; encoded by the coding sequence ATGGTTAATTTGGAAATCGGCAAATCACGGTACAAGCATGTGCCGGCTTATATTGTAGCTGCCTTCATTGTGTTCATGCTCGCCCTCCCTCCCTTCTGGATGATCCTCACCTCCATCAAGACAGGGCGCGATGTCTTCTCGATCCCCCCGAAGTGGCTCTTCATCCCGAGCTTGGAGAATTACAAGGTAATCTTCTCCTCCTCAGCGTTCTCCAAGGTGGTGCTCAATACCGTCATCGTAGCCTCGTTTGCAACGGTCATCACCCAGCTGTTCGGCTCCATGGCGGCCTTCAGCATCTCCCGCTACCACACCGGCGGCAAGCCGATGTTGTACGGTACGCTCATCATGCGCGTTCTGCCGCCGGTGGTCATCGCTCTTCCCCTGTTCATTATGTTTGCAAAGCTGGGGATCATCGACACCATTGAAGGCCTCATCCTGGCCTATGTGGGATTCCTGCTTCCCAATACCATCTGGCTCTTGATCTCCTTCTTCGACGGGATTCCCAAGAGCATCGAGGAGGCGGCCCGCATAGACGGGTGTTCCAACCTCTACTCCTTCTTGCACATCTCCCTGCCTCTGGCCCGGTCGGGAATGATCGTGACCAGTGTGTACAACATCACCGGAGCATGGAACCACTTCTTCTACGCCCTGATCCTGGCTCCGACCAAGACGCGGGTGCTTTCGGTGGAAGCCTCCCAGTACGTCGGTGAGTACGTGGTGCACTGGGGGCAGATCGCCGCCATCGCATCGGTGCTCATCCTCCCCCCGGCCATCCTGATTTTCATCATCCAGAAGCACCTCGTCGGTGGACTGACCTTGGGAGGTGTGAAAGGGTAG
- a CDS encoding GntR family transcriptional regulator: protein MTSGTIPLKYQIAEKIKKMIQNNELKPGDTVPSEAELCDLYKVSRTTVIAALQILQNESYIHRQQGKGTFVSPKKLVQDLSASNTFFGSITSNKSVSHSSKILQLRTVNADLSVAEKLGIPELSKVVFIKRLRIIDGNPIAITWSHIKWEYGSRLLQESLDDNFSIYSYMRDAFLQEPNPSPIILTVGEYNSEDAHLIGLEKGAVCCRTESTSLIGGTPFEFAHTVMRADKFEFVIKIISFK, encoded by the coding sequence ATGACCAGTGGGACCATCCCCCTCAAGTACCAGATTGCTGAGAAAATCAAGAAAATGATTCAGAACAATGAGCTGAAACCCGGCGACACCGTCCCCTCCGAAGCAGAACTCTGCGACCTGTACAAGGTGAGCCGGACCACCGTCATCGCAGCACTGCAGATCCTCCAGAACGAGTCGTACATCCATCGCCAGCAAGGCAAGGGCACCTTCGTCTCCCCCAAGAAACTCGTACAGGACCTGAGCGCCTCCAATACCTTCTTTGGCAGCATCACGTCCAACAAGTCGGTCTCCCACTCCTCCAAAATCCTCCAGCTCAGGACGGTGAACGCCGACCTCAGCGTGGCGGAGAAGCTTGGGATTCCCGAACTCTCCAAGGTGGTCTTCATCAAGCGCCTGCGCATCATCGACGGCAACCCCATCGCCATCACGTGGTCCCACATCAAGTGGGAGTATGGCAGCAGGCTCCTGCAGGAGTCCCTGGACGACAACTTCTCCATCTACTCGTACATGCGTGATGCCTTCCTGCAGGAACCCAATCCCAGCCCCATCATCCTCACCGTCGGTGAGTACAACAGTGAGGATGCACACCTCATCGGATTGGAGAAGGGGGCGGTATGCTGCAGGACCGAATCGACCTCGCTGATCGGGGGCACCCCTTTTGAGTTCGCCCATACGGTGATGCGAGCCGACAAGTTCGAGTTTGTGATCAAGATCATCTCTTTCAAGTAA
- a CDS encoding BtpA/SgcQ family protein, whose protein sequence is MTTLQLNTERKLLLGAIHLPSFLGAVDRSRFEAIQAYALRNARIFAEGGFDGVFLQDQTEGPSTAQSIAMLSALTRYVSSQVDSIALGSQMECDEAEPILAVAHASAASFVRIKAYVGTMIKDRGLVQGQCHTAYSYKKTQGIEALIFADIFDRCGVPLGDLSLVQAAKFALQKGADGLVITGKDYEQTLEMLSEVKKAFPQAKAICGGSVTKQNIQEVFSIADGAIVSSSLKSDTDSESWSVVKIKDLVAHARR, encoded by the coding sequence ATGACAACATTACAACTGAATACCGAGCGCAAGCTTTTACTCGGTGCGATCCACCTCCCTTCCTTTTTGGGGGCGGTCGATCGCAGCCGCTTTGAGGCGATCCAGGCTTATGCCTTGCGCAATGCCAGGATCTTTGCCGAGGGTGGGTTTGACGGGGTGTTCCTGCAGGATCAGACCGAGGGACCCTCTACCGCTCAGTCCATTGCGATGCTTTCAGCCCTTACCCGCTATGTGTCCAGCCAGGTCGACTCGATCGCCTTGGGTTCGCAGATGGAGTGTGATGAGGCCGAGCCCATTCTGGCTGTCGCCCATGCCAGTGCGGCTTCGTTTGTCCGCATCAAGGCGTATGTCGGGACCATGATCAAGGACCGCGGTCTTGTGCAGGGTCAGTGCCATACTGCCTACTCCTATAAGAAGACCCAGGGGATCGAGGCCCTGATCTTCGCCGATATCTTCGACCGCTGCGGCGTTCCCCTCGGTGACTTGAGCCTGGTCCAGGCTGCCAAGTTCGCCCTGCAGAAGGGTGCCGATGGTCTGGTTATTACGGGAAAGGATTATGAGCAGACCCTTGAGATGCTCTCTGAAGTGAAGAAGGCTTTCCCCCAGGCGAAGGCGATCTGCGGGGGCAGTGTGACCAAGCAGAACATACAAGAGGTGTTCAGCATCGCCGATGGCGCGATCGTGAGCTCCTCGCTGAAGAGCGATACCGACTCCGAGAGCTGGAGTGTGGTGAAGATCAAGGACCTGGTTGCCCATGCCCGAAGGTAA
- a CDS encoding MFS transporter: MPEGKNNSRLPFALILCGGFFFFANNHMLTIAIPLYLDSLGASMTLIGYSSAAMGALAFAFRFVCPPLFRKVGFTRILFASHTFLCLITALLLIADHPVQVFLIRTVYGIPLALFPIYYLLLVRKVSKSSSQLVSYTSIAGYAMPLSLAVSPFIAEFLVTRYSFSAAYGAAFAVSVLSLVCMLAGSALVHSNRELEALPTQERTKAGLPVRYPILCYVYLGIVDIIVLGFLPLYAVTVGHSFSWYFLLFASAMVLSQSLLRSRKVLEHSKAYLRIGYGALVLCLLVITLPKIGLVLSAVCFGLGFSLVETVTNAVVIGSMTSEKETSLINYQQISISIGRTLAPFLFGLAIDSFGYNLSFLVAGLLGFVMVALVGRDKQAPNTQYMKTPV, from the coding sequence ATGCCCGAAGGTAAGAACAATTCCAGGCTCCCCTTTGCCCTGATCCTGTGCGGGGGATTCTTCTTCTTTGCCAACAACCATATGCTCACCATTGCGATTCCCCTGTATCTGGATTCGCTTGGCGCAAGCATGACCCTCATCGGCTACAGCAGTGCAGCCATGGGGGCGCTTGCCTTTGCCTTTCGGTTTGTCTGCCCGCCCTTGTTCAGGAAGGTCGGCTTTACCAGGATCCTCTTTGCTTCCCACACCTTTCTCTGCCTTATCACAGCCCTCCTGCTCATTGCTGACCATCCTGTGCAGGTGTTCCTGATACGGACCGTATATGGCATTCCTCTTGCCCTGTTTCCAATCTACTACCTGCTACTTGTACGTAAGGTTTCCAAGAGCAGCTCCCAGCTTGTCTCCTATACCAGCATTGCCGGCTATGCAATGCCGCTCTCCTTGGCTGTTTCACCCTTCATTGCCGAGTTCCTTGTCACCCGCTACTCCTTCTCTGCCGCCTATGGCGCTGCCTTTGCAGTAAGCGTTCTCAGCTTGGTCTGCATGCTTGCAGGCTCGGCCCTGGTTCATAGCAACCGTGAGCTCGAAGCACTGCCTACGCAAGAAAGAACCAAGGCCGGCCTGCCGGTCAGGTACCCCATCCTCTGCTATGTCTACCTCGGCATTGTCGATATCATCGTCCTTGGTTTTCTGCCGTTGTATGCGGTGACAGTGGGTCACTCGTTCTCGTGGTACTTTCTGCTCTTCGCTTCTGCGATGGTTCTCAGTCAGAGCCTGCTGCGTTCAAGAAAGGTGCTTGAACACAGCAAGGCATACCTGCGTATCGGCTATGGTGCGTTGGTTCTCTGTTTGCTGGTCATCACCCTCCCCAAGATCGGCTTGGTGCTTTCCGCTGTGTGTTTCGGCCTTGGTTTCAGTCTCGTAGAGACGGTGACCAATGCCGTCGTGATCGGTTCAATGACCAGCGAAAAGGAGACTTCCTTGATCAACTACCAGCAGATTTCCATCAGCATCGGCAGAACCCTTGCACCCTTCCTCTTCGGCCTTGCCATCGACTCCTTTGGGTACAACCTCTCCTTCCTCGTGGCAGGCTTGTTGGGGTTTGTCATGGTTGCCTTGGTTGGAAGAGACAAGCAAGCACCTAACACCCAATATATGAAAACGCCCGTTTAA
- a CDS encoding winged helix-turn-helix transcriptional regulator — translation MLTEHTSKEFSILSYIDQNSDATQRQLSEHVGVSLGTINILVKRLVKKGLLKIERMQPNSIRYFLTPSGLANKLERTYGYIVRMYRELLVYQQQIAVAVSIIQKANPRKKVCFYGPNDEISQLIEAVLDTTELPAELYKEHSLSTFTQMFSPSDIVLLVWNMEDETALKERGFICENLLSVLHV, via the coding sequence ATGTTAACAGAACATACATCCAAGGAATTTTCCATTCTTTCTTACATTGATCAGAACTCAGATGCAACTCAACGTCAGTTGTCTGAGCATGTTGGTGTGTCCTTGGGTACGATTAATATTCTCGTTAAGCGCCTGGTTAAGAAGGGTCTCTTGAAGATAGAGCGTATGCAGCCCAATTCCATTCGCTACTTCCTCACTCCCAGTGGACTTGCGAATAAGTTGGAGAGGACGTATGGGTATATAGTGAGGATGTATAGGGAGCTGCTGGTTTACCAGCAGCAGATAGCTGTTGCGGTGAGTATAATCCAGAAAGCAAACCCAAGAAAGAAGGTTTGCTTTTACGGGCCGAATGATGAGATTTCCCAATTGATCGAGGCAGTCCTCGATACAACCGAGTTGCCAGCTGAACTATATAAAGAGCACTCACTGAGTACTTTCACACAAATGTTTTCACCTTCTGATATCGTGCTTCTTGTTTGGAATATGGAGGATGAAACCGCGCTCAAGGAGCGAGGATTCATTTGCGAGAACCTTCTCTCTGTTTTGCATGTCTAG
- a CDS encoding DegT/DnrJ/EryC1/StrS family aminotransferase, producing MELHKPIPFSPPDITQEEIDEVVDALRSGWITTGPKTKLFEKHLAAFCNTSTVCCLNSATAALELALILMGIGPGDEVITSAYTYTASCSPIIHVGATPVLVDVAPDSFLLDYDAVGRAITKKTKAVIPVDLGGVMCDYDRLYQVLEEKKSLYTPNSPVQAAFDRVMVLADSAHAIGATYKGKKAGEVADFTAFSFHAVKNLTTAEGGALTWIDRTGLDNPALYHELQLLSLHGQSKDALAKTKFGAWEYDIVGPYYKCNMTDIMAALGLVQLKRYPEILKRRRQIIEMYDEGLKDLPVTSLVHYTDTYESSGHLYLMRIDGYSEQQRNAFIAKMAEANIATNVHYKPLPMHSAYKKLGFKIEDFPNTYKQFQNEVTLPLHTCLKDEEIRYLLQTIRSLLTR from the coding sequence ATGGAATTACATAAGCCCATTCCTTTTTCTCCTCCTGATATTACCCAAGAAGAGATTGATGAAGTTGTTGATGCCTTGAGGTCGGGGTGGATTACCACTGGACCTAAGACAAAGCTCTTTGAGAAGCATCTTGCAGCATTCTGCAATACGAGTACTGTGTGTTGTTTAAACTCAGCTACTGCAGCGCTTGAATTGGCTCTGATTCTCATGGGTATCGGCCCAGGTGATGAAGTCATCACCAGCGCCTATACCTATACAGCTTCGTGCAGTCCTATTATTCACGTAGGGGCTACTCCGGTTCTTGTCGATGTTGCTCCTGATTCCTTCCTCCTGGATTATGATGCGGTAGGAAGAGCCATTACCAAGAAAACGAAGGCTGTTATTCCGGTAGATCTCGGTGGTGTCATGTGTGACTATGATCGGCTCTATCAGGTATTGGAAGAAAAGAAGTCTCTGTATACTCCCAATTCACCGGTTCAGGCTGCGTTTGATAGAGTTATGGTTCTTGCTGATAGTGCTCATGCTATTGGTGCTACGTATAAGGGAAAAAAGGCTGGAGAAGTCGCTGACTTCACAGCCTTTTCTTTTCATGCGGTGAAGAACCTCACTACTGCTGAAGGTGGTGCCCTCACTTGGATAGACCGAACGGGGTTGGACAATCCTGCTCTCTACCATGAACTTCAGTTGCTCTCGCTCCATGGTCAAAGCAAGGATGCCTTAGCCAAGACCAAGTTCGGCGCTTGGGAGTATGACATTGTTGGGCCTTATTACAAGTGCAATATGACTGACATTATGGCTGCTCTTGGATTAGTGCAGCTAAAAAGGTATCCAGAGATTCTGAAGAGAAGAAGACAGATTATAGAGATGTATGACGAAGGTCTGAAGGATTTGCCTGTTACTTCTCTTGTTCACTATACAGACACCTATGAATCGAGTGGACATCTCTATTTGATGAGGATCGATGGATATTCGGAACAGCAGAGGAATGCGTTTATAGCAAAAATGGCAGAAGCCAATATTGCTACCAACGTGCACTATAAGCCTCTTCCTATGCACTCTGCATACAAGAAGCTTGGCTTCAAGATAGAAGACTTCCCAAACACCTACAAGCAATTTCAGAATGAAGTGACACTGCCGTTGCATACGTGTTTGAAGGATGAAGAGATTAGGTATCTATTGCAGACTATTAGAAGCTTGCTTACTAGGTGA